A single window of Leclercia adecarboxylata DNA harbors:
- a CDS encoding CidB/LrgB family autolysis modulator: MMANIWWSLPLTVAVFFAARKLAVRLKFPLLNPLLVAMVVIIPFLLLTGIPYAKYFQGSKVLNDLLQPAVVALAFPLYEQLHQIRARWKSIITICLVGSVVAMITGTSVALLMGATPEIAASILPKSVTTPIAMAVGGSLGGIPAISAVCVIYVGILGAVLGHTLLNAMRIRTKSARGLAMGTASHALGTARCAELDYQEGAFSSLALVICGIMTSLIAPFLFPIILAVMG; this comes from the coding sequence ATGATGGCCAATATCTGGTGGTCCCTGCCGCTCACCGTGGCGGTATTTTTCGCCGCCCGCAAGCTGGCGGTGCGCCTGAAGTTCCCGCTGCTTAACCCCCTGCTGGTGGCAATGGTAGTGATTATTCCGTTCCTGCTGTTGACAGGCATCCCCTACGCAAAATATTTCCAGGGCAGCAAGGTCCTCAACGACCTGCTGCAACCTGCGGTGGTGGCGCTGGCGTTTCCGCTGTATGAGCAACTGCACCAGATCCGCGCCCGCTGGAAGTCAATCATTACCATTTGCCTGGTGGGCAGCGTGGTGGCGATGATCACCGGCACCTCGGTGGCGCTGCTGATGGGGGCAACCCCGGAAATTGCGGCCTCTATATTACCTAAATCCGTCACCACACCGATCGCGATGGCGGTGGGCGGCAGCCTCGGTGGCATCCCGGCAATCAGTGCCGTGTGCGTGATTTATGTCGGTATTCTCGGGGCGGTATTAGGCCATACGCTGCTGAACGCCATGCGTATTCGCACCAAATCTGCGCGTGGTCTGGCGATGGGGACCGCATCTCACGCCCTCGGCACCGCCCGCTGCGCGGAGCTGGATTATCAGGAAGGGGCGTTCAGCTCCCTGGCGCTGGTGATCTGCGGGATCATGACCTCGCTGATTGCGCCGTTCCTGTTCCCGATTATTCTGGCGGTAATGGGCTAA
- the mglC gene encoding galactose/methyl galactoside ABC transporter permease MglC, which produces MSALNKKSFLTYLKEGGIYVVLLVLLAIIIFQDPTFLSLLNLSNILTQSSVRIIIALGVAGLIVTQGTDLSAGRQVGLAAVVAATLLQSMENANKVFPEMATMPIILVVLIVCAIGAIIGLINGIIIAYLNVTPFITTLGTMIIVYGINSLYYDFVGASPISGFDSGFSTFAQGFIALGSFRLSYITFYALIAVAFVWVLWNKTRFGKNIFAIGGNPEAAKVSGVNVALNLLVIYALSGVFYAFGGLLEAGRIGSATNNLGFMYELDAIAACVVGGVSFSGGVGTVLGVVTGVIIFTVINYGLTYIGVNPYWQYIIKGAIIIFAVALDSLKYARKK; this is translated from the coding sequence ATGAGTGCGTTAAATAAGAAAAGTTTTCTTACTTATCTGAAAGAAGGCGGTATTTACGTTGTTCTTTTAGTCTTGCTGGCCATTATTATTTTCCAGGATCCGACATTCTTAAGTCTGCTGAACTTAAGTAACATTCTGACTCAGTCTTCTGTACGTATTATTATCGCCCTGGGCGTGGCGGGCCTGATCGTTACCCAGGGTACCGACCTGTCAGCTGGTCGTCAGGTCGGCCTGGCGGCGGTTGTCGCGGCAACGCTTCTGCAATCCATGGAAAACGCCAACAAGGTGTTCCCGGAAATGGCGACCATGCCCATCATCCTGGTGGTCCTGATTGTCTGTGCTATCGGTGCGATTATTGGTCTGATTAACGGCATCATCATCGCTTACCTGAACGTAACGCCGTTCATCACCACCCTGGGTACGATGATCATCGTTTACGGTATCAACTCCCTGTACTACGACTTCGTGGGTGCATCGCCGATTTCCGGTTTCGACAGCGGCTTCTCCACCTTTGCGCAGGGCTTTATCGCGCTGGGTAGCTTCCGCCTCTCTTACATCACCTTCTATGCCCTGATTGCGGTGGCCTTTGTCTGGGTGCTGTGGAACAAAACCCGCTTCGGTAAGAACATCTTCGCTATCGGCGGTAACCCGGAAGCGGCGAAAGTCTCCGGTGTTAACGTGGCGCTGAACCTGCTGGTGATCTATGCCCTGTCCGGCGTGTTCTACGCGTTCGGTGGTCTGCTGGAAGCGGGCCGTATCGGCTCTGCCACCAACAACCTCGGCTTTATGTATGAGCTGGATGCGATTGCCGCGTGCGTCGTCGGTGGCGTGTCGTTCAGCGGTGGTGTGGGTACCGTACTGGGCGTGGTAACCGGTGTTATCATCTTCACCGTTATTAACTACGGTCTGACCTATATCGGCGTGAACCCGTACTGGCAGTACATCATCAAGGGCGCGATCATTATCTTCGCCGTTGCGCTGGACTCCCTGAAGTACGCGCGTAAGAAATAA
- a CDS encoding CidA/LrgA family protein has product MKKSLIVVWQYLRAFILIYACLYAGIFLASLLPITIPGSIIGMLILFVLLALQILPAKWVKPGCSVLIRYMALLFVPIGVGVMQYYDLLSAQFGPIFVSCTISTLVAFLVVSWSTHLVHGERNVVGQKGQKK; this is encoded by the coding sequence ATGAAGAAATCACTGATCGTTGTCTGGCAATACCTGCGCGCCTTCATCCTGATTTATGCCTGCCTGTATGCGGGTATTTTTCTCGCCTCCCTGCTGCCGATCACCATTCCCGGCAGCATTATTGGCATGCTGATCCTGTTTGTACTGCTCGCGCTGCAAATCCTTCCGGCAAAATGGGTTAAGCCCGGCTGCTCGGTGCTGATCCGCTATATGGCGCTGCTGTTTGTGCCGATCGGTGTGGGGGTAATGCAATATTACGACCTGCTGAGCGCGCAGTTCGGCCCGATATTTGTCTCCTGCACCATCAGCACGCTGGTGGCGTTTTTAGTGGTGAGCTGGAGCACGCATCTGGTGCACGGGGAACGTAACGTGGTTGGGCAAAAAGGACAGAAAAAATGA
- the cdd gene encoding cytidine deaminase, translating to MHPRFQSAFAQLAENLQSALAPVLADAHFPALLTAEQVTALKRATDLDDDALAFALLPLAAACARADLSHFNVGAIARGVSGTWYFGGNMEFLGATMQQTVHAEQSAISHAWLRGEKSLQAITVNYTPCGHCRQFMNELNSGLQLRINLPGRDPHTLADYLPDAFGPKDLEIKSLLMDEQDHGYAVSGDELAQAAIRAANQSHAPYSNSPSGVALECRDGRIFTGSYAENAAFNPTLPPLQGALNLLSLNGYDYPDIQRAILAEKADAPLIQWDATAATLRALGCTSIDRVLLA from the coding sequence ATGCACCCACGTTTTCAATCAGCTTTCGCTCAGCTTGCAGAGAATTTGCAGTCAGCCCTGGCCCCGGTTCTGGCGGATGCACACTTCCCCGCCCTGCTGACGGCTGAACAGGTCACCGCACTGAAACGTGCCACCGATCTGGATGATGACGCGCTGGCCTTTGCGCTTCTGCCGCTGGCGGCGGCCTGCGCCCGCGCCGACCTGTCCCATTTCAACGTGGGTGCCATTGCGCGCGGCGTAAGCGGTACCTGGTACTTCGGCGGCAATATGGAGTTTCTCGGGGCGACCATGCAGCAGACCGTGCATGCCGAACAGAGCGCCATCAGCCACGCCTGGCTGCGCGGCGAAAAATCCCTGCAGGCCATCACCGTGAACTACACGCCGTGCGGCCACTGCCGTCAGTTTATGAACGAACTTAACAGCGGTTTGCAGCTGCGCATCAACCTGCCGGGCCGCGATCCGCATACGCTGGCGGATTACCTGCCGGACGCCTTCGGACCGAAGGATCTGGAGATAAAATCCCTGCTGATGGATGAGCAGGATCATGGCTACGCCGTGAGCGGGGACGAGCTGGCCCAGGCCGCTATCCGCGCCGCCAACCAGTCGCACGCCCCCTACAGCAACTCCCCGAGCGGAGTGGCGCTGGAGTGTCGCGATGGTCGCATCTTCACCGGCAGCTATGCCGAGAACGCCGCCTTTAACCCGACGCTGCCGCCGCTGCAGGGCGCACTCAACCTGCTCAGCCTCAACGGTTACGACTACCCGGATATTCAGCGCGCCATTCTGGCGGAAAAAGCCGATGCTCCACTGATCCAGTGGGATGCCACCGCGGCCACGCTGCGCGCGCTGGGTTGTACCAGCATCGACCGCGTGCTGCTGGCGTAA
- the dusC gene encoding tRNA dihydrouridine(16) synthase DusC, producing MRVLLAPMEGVLDSLVRELLTDVNDYDLCITEFLRVVDMLLPVKSFYRLCPELHHQSRTPSGTLVRVQLLGQYPEWLAENAARAVELGSWGVDLNCGCPSKMVNGSGGGATLLKDPELIYRGAKAMREAVPSHLPVTVKVRLGWDSGDRQFEIADAVQQAGASELVVHGRTKEDGYKAERINWQAIGEIRQRLTIPVVANGEIWDRESALACMKETGCDSIMIGRGALNVPNLSRVIKYNEPRMPWPEVVTLLKKYSRLEKQGDTGLYHVARIKQWLSYLRKEYDDALGLFQEIRTLQTSAEIARVIQSK from the coding sequence ATGCGTGTATTACTGGCACCGATGGAAGGCGTGCTCGATTCGCTGGTGCGTGAGCTGCTGACCGACGTTAACGACTATGACCTCTGCATCACCGAGTTCCTGCGGGTGGTGGATATGTTATTGCCGGTAAAATCGTTTTACAGACTCTGCCCGGAGCTGCATCACCAGAGCCGCACCCCCTCAGGCACTCTGGTGCGCGTACAGCTGCTGGGACAATATCCCGAGTGGCTGGCGGAAAACGCCGCCCGCGCCGTCGAGCTGGGCTCCTGGGGCGTGGATCTGAACTGTGGCTGTCCGTCGAAAATGGTTAACGGCAGCGGCGGCGGGGCCACGCTGCTCAAAGATCCCGAGCTGATCTACCGCGGCGCGAAAGCGATGCGCGAGGCGGTGCCCTCCCATCTGCCGGTCACGGTGAAGGTGCGTCTGGGGTGGGACAGCGGCGACAGGCAGTTTGAAATTGCCGACGCGGTGCAGCAGGCGGGTGCCAGCGAGCTGGTGGTTCATGGCCGTACCAAAGAGGACGGCTATAAAGCCGAGCGCATTAACTGGCAGGCCATCGGCGAGATCCGCCAACGGCTGACCATACCGGTGGTGGCCAACGGCGAGATCTGGGATCGCGAGAGCGCGCTGGCCTGTATGAAAGAGACCGGCTGCGATTCCATCATGATCGGGCGCGGAGCGCTCAACGTGCCCAACCTCAGCCGGGTGATCAAATACAACGAGCCGCGCATGCCCTGGCCGGAAGTGGTGACGCTGCTGAAGAAGTACTCCCGCCTCGAAAAGCAGGGCGACACCGGTCTGTACCATGTAGCGCGTATCAAGCAGTGGCTGAGCTACCTGCGGAAAGAGTACGACGATGCCCTG
- the map gene encoding type I methionyl aminopeptidase, with protein MPSIVIKTADELARQRHAGELLASVFTMLDEFIKPGLSTMEINNRAEAFIVEELKSRPASKGQYDYPYVLNTSVNDVVCHGIPKESEHLKSGAIVNVDITLENAGMIADSSKMYLIGEVSPLARRLVKATYEGMWKGIKAVKPGATLGDIGHAIQSYVESQGYSVVREYCGHGIGKEMHEEPQILHYGKPGEGPVLQEGMVFTIEPMINQGDSRIKTKKDGWTVVTRDKKLSAQWEHTIAVTADGFEVLTLRPEETLPE; from the coding sequence ATGCCATCAATTGTCATTAAAACCGCCGACGAGCTGGCCCGCCAGCGCCACGCGGGTGAACTGCTGGCCTCGGTGTTCACCATGCTGGACGAATTTATTAAGCCTGGCTTATCAACCATGGAGATCAACAATCGCGCCGAGGCGTTTATCGTCGAGGAGCTTAAGTCCCGTCCGGCCAGCAAAGGGCAGTATGACTACCCCTACGTGCTGAACACCTCGGTCAACGACGTGGTCTGCCACGGTATCCCGAAGGAGTCGGAGCATCTCAAATCGGGTGCCATCGTCAACGTCGACATCACCCTCGAAAACGCGGGCATGATCGCGGACTCCAGTAAAATGTATCTTATCGGCGAGGTTTCGCCCCTGGCCCGCAGGCTGGTGAAAGCGACCTACGAGGGGATGTGGAAGGGGATTAAGGCCGTCAAACCGGGCGCCACGCTGGGCGACATTGGCCACGCTATTCAGTCATACGTTGAAAGCCAGGGCTACAGCGTAGTGCGCGAGTACTGCGGGCACGGCATTGGTAAAGAGATGCACGAAGAGCCGCAGATCCTGCACTACGGCAAACCCGGCGAAGGGCCGGTGTTGCAGGAGGGGATGGTCTTTACCATCGAACCGATGATCAATCAGGGCGACAGCCGGATCAAAACGAAGAAGGACGGCTGGACGGTGGTGACCCGTGACAAAAAGCTGTCTGCACAATGGGAACATACTATCGCCGTAACGGCAGACGGTTTTGAGGTGCTAACCCTGCGCCCTGAAGAGACGCTCCCTGAATAA
- the sanA gene encoding outer membrane permeability protein SanA gives MLKRVFYSLVALIAIVLLTALGLDRWMSWKTAPYIFDDLQDLPYRQVGVVLGTAKYYRTGVINQYYRYRIQGALNAYNSGKVNYLLLSGDNALQSYNEPVTMRKDLIAAGVDPADIVLDYAGFRTLDSIVRTRKVFDTNDFIIITQRFHCERALFIALHMGIQAQCYAVPSPKDMLTVRVREFGARLGALADLYVFKREPRFLGPLVPIPAMLEVPEDAQGYPAVTPEQLLEMQKKK, from the coding sequence ATGTTAAAGCGCGTGTTTTACAGCCTGGTTGCCCTGATCGCCATCGTGCTGTTGACTGCGCTGGGCCTCGACCGCTGGATGAGCTGGAAAACAGCCCCCTATATCTTTGATGACCTTCAGGATCTGCCCTACCGCCAGGTTGGCGTGGTGCTTGGCACCGCCAAGTATTACCGCACCGGGGTGATCAACCAGTATTACCGCTACCGCATTCAGGGTGCGCTCAACGCCTACAACAGCGGCAAGGTCAACTACCTGCTGCTGAGTGGCGACAACGCTCTGCAGAGCTACAATGAGCCGGTCACCATGCGTAAAGACTTGATTGCCGCAGGCGTGGACCCGGCGGATATCGTGCTCGACTACGCCGGTTTCAGGACCCTCGATTCCATTGTCCGCACCCGTAAGGTGTTTGATACCAACGATTTCATCATCATCACCCAGCGCTTCCACTGCGAGCGCGCGCTGTTTATTGCCCTGCATATGGGCATTCAGGCGCAGTGCTATGCCGTCCCGTCACCAAAAGACATGCTCACCGTGCGGGTGCGTGAATTTGGTGCCCGTCTGGGGGCGCTGGCCGATCTCTATGTCTTCAAACGCGAACCGCGCTTCTTAGGCCCGCTGGTGCCGATCCCGGCGATGCTGGAAGTGCCGGAAGATGCCCAGGGTTATCCGGCAGTGACGCCGGAGCAGCTGCTGGAGATGCAGAAGAAGAAATAA
- the mglA gene encoding galactose/methyl galactoside ABC transporter ATP-binding protein MglA yields the protein MVSTTTQSSGEYLLEMSGINKSFPGVKALDNVNLKVRPHSIHALMGENGAGKSTLLKCLFGIYQKDSGSILFQGKEIDFHSAKEALENGISMVHQELNLVLQRSVMDNMWLGRYPTKGVFVDQDKMYRDTKAIFDELDIDIDPRARVGTLSVSQMQMIEIAKAFSYNAKIVIMDEPTSSLTEKEVNHLFTIIRKLKDRGCGIVYISHKMEEIFQLCDEITVLRDGQWIATQPLEGLDMDKIIAMMVGRSLNQRFPNKENKPGEVILEVRNLTSLRQPSIRDISFDLHKGEILGIAGLVGAKRTDIVETLFGIREKSGGTITLHGKKINNHNANEAINHGFALVTEERRSTGIYAYLDINFNSLISNIHNYKNKIGLLDNSRMKSDTQWVIDSMRVKTPGHRTQIGSLSGGNQQKVIIGRWLLTQPEILMLDEPTRGIDVGAKFEIYQLIAELAKKDKGIIIISSEMPELLGITDRILVMSNGLVAGIVETKTTTQNEILRLASLHL from the coding sequence ATGGTCAGCACAACGACTCAGTCGTCCGGTGAATACTTGTTGGAAATGAGCGGTATCAACAAGTCGTTTCCCGGGGTTAAAGCACTGGATAATGTTAATTTAAAAGTACGGCCTCACTCCATTCACGCCTTAATGGGTGAAAACGGTGCGGGTAAATCAACATTATTGAAATGCTTATTTGGGATCTATCAAAAAGATTCTGGCAGCATTCTTTTTCAGGGGAAAGAGATCGATTTCCATTCCGCCAAAGAGGCACTGGAAAACGGTATTTCGATGGTTCACCAGGAACTTAACCTGGTACTTCAGCGTTCTGTTATGGACAATATGTGGTTGGGTCGTTATCCGACCAAAGGCGTATTTGTCGATCAGGACAAAATGTATCGCGACACCAAAGCAATTTTTGATGAACTGGATATTGATATCGATCCGCGTGCGCGCGTCGGTACATTATCGGTTTCACAGATGCAGATGATCGAAATCGCCAAGGCCTTCTCCTATAACGCGAAAATCGTGATTATGGATGAGCCTACCTCTTCGTTAACGGAAAAAGAGGTGAACCATTTGTTCACCATTATCCGTAAGCTGAAGGATCGCGGCTGCGGCATCGTCTATATCTCGCACAAAATGGAAGAGATCTTCCAGCTGTGTGATGAGATTACGGTACTGCGCGACGGCCAGTGGATCGCCACCCAGCCGCTGGAAGGGCTGGACATGGACAAGATCATCGCCATGATGGTGGGGCGCTCCCTGAACCAACGTTTCCCGAACAAAGAGAACAAGCCGGGCGAAGTGATTCTGGAGGTGCGCAACCTGACTTCACTGCGTCAGCCCTCCATTCGCGACATCTCCTTCGACCTGCATAAAGGGGAGATCCTCGGGATTGCCGGTCTGGTGGGGGCCAAGCGTACCGATATCGTGGAGACCCTGTTCGGTATTCGCGAGAAATCCGGCGGGACCATCACCCTGCACGGGAAAAAGATCAATAACCATAACGCCAACGAAGCCATTAACCACGGCTTTGCGCTGGTGACGGAAGAGCGTCGCTCGACCGGTATTTACGCCTATCTGGATATTAACTTTAACTCCTTAATTTCTAATATTCATAATTACAAAAACAAAATCGGCCTGTTGGATAATTCCCGCATGAAGAGCGATACCCAGTGGGTAATTGACTCGATGCGCGTAAAAACCCCAGGACATCGCACGCAAATTGGTTCGCTCTCCGGTGGTAACCAGCAAAAGGTAATTATTGGACGCTGGTTATTAACCCAGCCTGAAATTCTGATGCTGGATGAACCAACCCGTGGTATCGACGTTGGTGCAAAATTTGAAATTTATCAGCTGATTGCTGAATTAGCCAAGAAAGATAAAGGGATTATTATTATTTCGTCCGAAATGCCGGAATTGTTAGGGATCACAGATCGTATTCTGGTTATGAGCAATGGTCTCGTTGCCGGAATTGTTGAAACCAAAACGACAACGCAAAACGAAATTTTGCGTCTTGCGTCTTTGCACCTTTAA
- the mglB gene encoding galactose/glucose ABC transporter substrate-binding protein MglB codes for MNKKVLTLSAVMASMLFGATAHAADSRIGVTIYKYDDNFMSVVRKAIEKEGKSAPEVQLLMNDSQNDQSKQNDQIDVLLAKGVKALAINLVDPAAAGTVIEKARGQNVPVVFFNKEPSRKALDSYDKAFYVGTDSKESGIIQGDLIAKHWAANPNWDLNKDGQVQFVLLKGEPGHPDAEARTTYVIKELNDKGLKTQQLALDTAMWDTAQAKDKMDAWLSGPNANKIEVVIANNDAMAMGAVEALKAHNKSSIPVFGVDALPEALALVKSGAMAGTVLNDANNQAKATFDLAKNLAEGKGAADGTNWKIDNKVVRVPYVGVDQENLAQFTGK; via the coding sequence ATGAATAAGAAGGTGTTGACTCTGTCTGCTGTTATGGCAAGCATGCTTTTTGGTGCAACCGCGCACGCTGCAGATAGCCGTATTGGTGTGACTATCTATAAATACGACGACAACTTTATGTCTGTTGTGCGTAAAGCCATCGAGAAAGAGGGTAAATCAGCTCCAGAAGTGCAGCTGCTGATGAATGACTCCCAGAATGACCAGTCAAAACAGAACGACCAGATCGACGTACTGCTGGCAAAAGGCGTGAAAGCACTGGCAATCAACCTTGTTGACCCGGCGGCTGCAGGCACCGTTATTGAGAAAGCGCGTGGCCAGAATGTGCCAGTGGTGTTCTTCAACAAAGAACCTTCCCGTAAAGCGCTGGATAGCTACGACAAAGCCTTCTACGTGGGCACCGACTCCAAAGAATCCGGCATCATTCAGGGCGACCTGATTGCTAAACACTGGGCTGCTAACCCGAACTGGGATCTGAACAAAGACGGTCAGGTTCAGTTTGTGCTGCTGAAAGGCGAGCCAGGCCACCCGGATGCTGAAGCACGTACCACTTACGTGATCAAAGAGCTGAACGACAAGGGCCTGAAAACCCAGCAGCTGGCATTAGATACCGCCATGTGGGACACCGCACAGGCGAAAGACAAGATGGACGCATGGCTGTCTGGCCCGAACGCTAACAAAATCGAAGTGGTTATCGCCAACAACGATGCGATGGCAATGGGTGCTGTAGAAGCCCTGAAAGCACACAACAAATCCTCTATCCCGGTATTTGGCGTGGATGCTCTGCCAGAAGCGCTGGCACTGGTTAAATCTGGCGCAATGGCCGGTACCGTGCTGAACGATGCCAACAACCAGGCGAAAGCCACCTTCGACCTGGCGAAAAACCTGGCAGAAGGCAAAGGCGCAGCTGACGGCACCAACTGGAAAATCGACAACAAAGTTGTTCGCGTACCGTACGTTGGCGTAGATCAGGAAAACCTGGCGCAGTTCACCGGTAAATAA